The Populus nigra chromosome 19, ddPopNigr1.1, whole genome shotgun sequence genome includes a window with the following:
- the LOC133680606 gene encoding protein ENHANCED DISEASE RESISTANCE 2 isoform X2, protein MGERAFIEKYSSYLLSITLLITMINLSPEEAARWIHSIQEAALKGAHSIVGCSRSSCQSFRLSGPSWVNHNKPIDWTHCSSTHTDLVTDVIAPSPWTIFGCQNGLRLFKEAKDRDSHGKWDDHPAIMAVGVVDGTSEAIFQTLMSLGPSRSKWDFCFYKGSVVEHLDGHMDIIHKELYNDWLPWGMKRRDFLLRRYWRREDDGTYVILYHSVYHKKCPPQKGYVRACLKSGGYVISPVNHERRSVVKHMLAVDWKSWKSYLRTSSARSITIRMLGRVAALRELFKAKLGNCPSSDFSSGELVGNMRLHQIEGDQRIDVQTPTNDGMAKECMNEEVDKTPSEHASLVGLNDPADEFFDVPEPSDYDQLENGWSSDFDPEMYSQDARQPKLSTAAGFVKKLHELAVQKRGYVDLQEMVREDSISCCYGTTLLKDPTFTLPSSWATADPSSFLIRGKNYLEDQKKFKANGTLMQMVAADWLRSDKREDDLAGRPGSIVQKYAAQGGPEFFFIVNIQVPGSTTYSLALYYMMNTPVEDAPLLESFIEGDDAYRNSRFKLIPYISKGSWIVKQSVGKKACLIGQALEMNYFRGKNYLELGVDIGSSTVARGVVSLVLGYLSNLIIEMAFLIQANTDEELPEYLLGTCRLNHLDASKAVLLKS, encoded by the exons ATGGGAGAGAGAGCATTCATCGAAAA GTATTCTTCATATTTACTGTCTATAACACTTCTAATCACAATGATCAACTTAAG TCCTGAAGAAGCAGCAAGATGGATCCATTCTATTCAGGAGGCAGCTTTAAAG GGTGCTCATAGCATTGTTGGTTGTTCAAGGAGCAGTTGTCAGTCTTTTAG ATTGAGCGGTCCCAGTTGGGTAAATCATAATAAACCAATAGACTGGACTCATTGTTCATCCACCCACACTGATTTAGTGACTGATGTTATTGCACCTTCACCGTGGACAATCTTTGGTTGTCAGAATG GTCTCCGTCTCTTTAAAGAAGCAAAAGATAGGGATTCTCATGGAAAG TGGGACGATCATCCTGCAATCATGGCTGTGGGTGTGGTTGATGGAACCTCAGAAGCCATTTTTCAAACTCTCATGTCTCTTGGTCCTTCAAGATCCAA ATGGGATTTTTGTTTCTACAAGGGTAGTGTGGTTGAGCACCTCGATGGTCACATGGACATTATTCACAAGGAATTATACAATGATTGGTTACCTTG GGGAATGAAACGAAGAGATTTTTTGTTGCGGCGTTACTGGAGAAGGGAAGATGATGGAACATATG TTATTCTCTACCACTCTGTGTATCACAAGAAGTGTCCACCCCAGAAAGGCTATGTTCGTGCTTGCCTTAAAA GTGGAGGATATGTCATATCTCCTGTGAACCATGAGAGACGATCTGTTGTAAAGCACATGCTTGCTGTTGACTGGAAATCCTGGAAATCATATCTTAGGACTTCTTCAGCCCGGTCCATTACCATTCGAATGCTTGGGAGAGTTGCTG CATTACGAGAGTTGTTCAAAGCAAAACTAGGGAATTGTCCTTCCTCTGATTTTTCTTCAGGAGAGTTGGTCGGGAATATGAGGTTGCATCAGATTGAAGGGGATCAGAGGATTGACGTTCAAACACCAACAAATGATGGGATGGCTAAGGAATGCATGAATGAAGAAGTGGATAAGACTCCTTCAGAACATGCTAGCTTAGTAGGCCTTAATGATCCTGCTGATGAGTTTTTTGATGTTCCAGAACCATCAGATTATGATCAATTAGAAAATGGTTGGAGTTCAGATTTTGATCCAGAAATGTACTCTCAG GATGCTCGGCAGCCAAAGTTATCCACTGCTGctggttttgtgaagaaactgCATGAACTTGCAG TTCAGAAGAGGGGCTACGTGGACTTGCAAGAGATGGTGAGGGAAGACAGTATTTCATGCTGCTATGGAACCACTCTTCTGAAAGACCCAACTTTTACTCTGCCTTCTAGTTGGGCAACGGCTGATCCTTCTAGCTTTTTAATTCGTGGAAAAAATTACCTTGAAGACCAGAAGAAG TTTAAGGCCAATGGCACTTTGATGCAAATGGTTGCTGCAGATTGGCTAAGATCTGACAAGCGAGAAGATGATCTTGCTGGCCGTCCTGGGAGCATTGTTCAG AAATATGCAGCGCAAGGTGGACCAGAGTTCTTCTTCATTGTAAATATTCAA GTCCCTGGTTCAACAACATATAGCCTTGCCCTGTACTATATGATGAATACACCTGTGGAAGATGCACCCTTGTTGGAGAGCTTTATAGAGGGGGACGATGCATATAGAAATTCAAGATTTAAACTCATACCATATATATCTAAG GGTTCCTGGATAGTTAAGCAAAGTGTGGGAAAGAAAGCATGCCTGATTGGCCAAGCTCTTGAAATGAATTATTTCCGTGGGAAGAACTACCTGGAG CTTGGAGTCGATATTGGGTCATCAACAGTTGCAAGGGGCGTGGTCAGTCTTGTTCTTGGCTACCTCAGCAATTTGATTATCGAAATGGCATTTTTGATACAG GCAAATACAGATGAAGAGCTCCCAGAATATCTTCTTGGAACCTGTCGTCTCAACCATCTGGATGCCTCCAAAGCAGTTCTATTGAAATCATGA
- the LOC133680606 gene encoding protein ENHANCED DISEASE RESISTANCE 2 isoform X1, producing MDGIVISQQKKHDDNNDNDNNNNNNERMEGWLYLIRSNRIGLQYSRKRYFVLQHHLLQSFKSVPLSKNQDPVRSAIIDSCIRVTDNGRESIHRKVFFIFTVYNTSNHNDQLKLGASSPEEAARWIHSIQEAALKGAHSIVGCSRSSCQSFRLSGPSWVNHNKPIDWTHCSSTHTDLVTDVIAPSPWTIFGCQNGLRLFKEAKDRDSHGKWDDHPAIMAVGVVDGTSEAIFQTLMSLGPSRSKWDFCFYKGSVVEHLDGHMDIIHKELYNDWLPWGMKRRDFLLRRYWRREDDGTYVILYHSVYHKKCPPQKGYVRACLKSGGYVISPVNHERRSVVKHMLAVDWKSWKSYLRTSSARSITIRMLGRVAALRELFKAKLGNCPSSDFSSGELVGNMRLHQIEGDQRIDVQTPTNDGMAKECMNEEVDKTPSEHASLVGLNDPADEFFDVPEPSDYDQLENGWSSDFDPEMYSQDARQPKLSTAAGFVKKLHELAVQKRGYVDLQEMVREDSISCCYGTTLLKDPTFTLPSSWATADPSSFLIRGKNYLEDQKKFKANGTLMQMVAADWLRSDKREDDLAGRPGSIVQKYAAQGGPEFFFIVNIQVPGSTTYSLALYYMMNTPVEDAPLLESFIEGDDAYRNSRFKLIPYISKGSWIVKQSVGKKACLIGQALEMNYFRGKNYLELGVDIGSSTVARGVVSLVLGYLSNLIIEMAFLIQANTDEELPEYLLGTCRLNHLDASKAVLLKS from the exons ATGGATGGAATAGTAATATCACAGCAGAAGAAGcatgatgataataatgataatgataataataacaacaacaatgaaaGAATGGAAGGTTGGTTATATCTAATCCGGTCGAACCGGATCGGATTACAGTACTCAAGGAAACGCTATTTTGTTCTTCAACATCATCTCCTCCAGAGCTTCAAGTCTGTTCCTCTTTCTAAGAACCag GATCCTGTGAGAAGCGCAATCATAGATTCTTGCATTCGTGTCACAGACAATGGGAGAGAGAGCATTCATCGAAAA GTATTCTTCATATTTACTGTCTATAACACTTCTAATCACAATGATCAACTTAAG CTGGGAGCAAGCAGTCCTGAAGAAGCAGCAAGATGGATCCATTCTATTCAGGAGGCAGCTTTAAAG GGTGCTCATAGCATTGTTGGTTGTTCAAGGAGCAGTTGTCAGTCTTTTAG ATTGAGCGGTCCCAGTTGGGTAAATCATAATAAACCAATAGACTGGACTCATTGTTCATCCACCCACACTGATTTAGTGACTGATGTTATTGCACCTTCACCGTGGACAATCTTTGGTTGTCAGAATG GTCTCCGTCTCTTTAAAGAAGCAAAAGATAGGGATTCTCATGGAAAG TGGGACGATCATCCTGCAATCATGGCTGTGGGTGTGGTTGATGGAACCTCAGAAGCCATTTTTCAAACTCTCATGTCTCTTGGTCCTTCAAGATCCAA ATGGGATTTTTGTTTCTACAAGGGTAGTGTGGTTGAGCACCTCGATGGTCACATGGACATTATTCACAAGGAATTATACAATGATTGGTTACCTTG GGGAATGAAACGAAGAGATTTTTTGTTGCGGCGTTACTGGAGAAGGGAAGATGATGGAACATATG TTATTCTCTACCACTCTGTGTATCACAAGAAGTGTCCACCCCAGAAAGGCTATGTTCGTGCTTGCCTTAAAA GTGGAGGATATGTCATATCTCCTGTGAACCATGAGAGACGATCTGTTGTAAAGCACATGCTTGCTGTTGACTGGAAATCCTGGAAATCATATCTTAGGACTTCTTCAGCCCGGTCCATTACCATTCGAATGCTTGGGAGAGTTGCTG CATTACGAGAGTTGTTCAAAGCAAAACTAGGGAATTGTCCTTCCTCTGATTTTTCTTCAGGAGAGTTGGTCGGGAATATGAGGTTGCATCAGATTGAAGGGGATCAGAGGATTGACGTTCAAACACCAACAAATGATGGGATGGCTAAGGAATGCATGAATGAAGAAGTGGATAAGACTCCTTCAGAACATGCTAGCTTAGTAGGCCTTAATGATCCTGCTGATGAGTTTTTTGATGTTCCAGAACCATCAGATTATGATCAATTAGAAAATGGTTGGAGTTCAGATTTTGATCCAGAAATGTACTCTCAG GATGCTCGGCAGCCAAAGTTATCCACTGCTGctggttttgtgaagaaactgCATGAACTTGCAG TTCAGAAGAGGGGCTACGTGGACTTGCAAGAGATGGTGAGGGAAGACAGTATTTCATGCTGCTATGGAACCACTCTTCTGAAAGACCCAACTTTTACTCTGCCTTCTAGTTGGGCAACGGCTGATCCTTCTAGCTTTTTAATTCGTGGAAAAAATTACCTTGAAGACCAGAAGAAG TTTAAGGCCAATGGCACTTTGATGCAAATGGTTGCTGCAGATTGGCTAAGATCTGACAAGCGAGAAGATGATCTTGCTGGCCGTCCTGGGAGCATTGTTCAG AAATATGCAGCGCAAGGTGGACCAGAGTTCTTCTTCATTGTAAATATTCAA GTCCCTGGTTCAACAACATATAGCCTTGCCCTGTACTATATGATGAATACACCTGTGGAAGATGCACCCTTGTTGGAGAGCTTTATAGAGGGGGACGATGCATATAGAAATTCAAGATTTAAACTCATACCATATATATCTAAG GGTTCCTGGATAGTTAAGCAAAGTGTGGGAAAGAAAGCATGCCTGATTGGCCAAGCTCTTGAAATGAATTATTTCCGTGGGAAGAACTACCTGGAG CTTGGAGTCGATATTGGGTCATCAACAGTTGCAAGGGGCGTGGTCAGTCTTGTTCTTGGCTACCTCAGCAATTTGATTATCGAAATGGCATTTTTGATACAG GCAAATACAGATGAAGAGCTCCCAGAATATCTTCTTGGAACCTGTCGTCTCAACCATCTGGATGCCTCCAAAGCAGTTCTATTGAAATCATGA
- the LOC133680514 gene encoding protein-tyrosine sulfotransferase isoform X1 yields MDPTLKLLAFLILVLANICPIKSDFSHCEKVVKNWASSSLQQRVKEDKHTLRDLLFFLHVPRTGGRTYFHCFLKRLYANAQECPRSYDKLRFDPRKQECRLLATHDDYSMMSKLPKEKTSVVTILRNPVDRIFSTYEFSIEVAARFLVHPNLTSATKMVGRLRPGATGVSTLDIWPWKYLVPWMREDLFARRDARKMMGSIDIKRNDPYDMEEMVMPLQEYINDPRAHELVHNGETFQVAGLTNNSYFAESHEVRCCVQKHKILGEHVLEVAKKRLDDMLYVGLTEDHRESATMFANVVGAQVISQALTENSSMESAANSKSGTGQGSSHSESLPDNDDNQDSTSDHKADEIGSTEDLEEKKETMTVGKLMEAYEGCISSLRKTQSRRRKSSLKRISPANFSKEDRSRVSEVVIEQIRSLNHLDLELYKYAQEIFAKQHKHVVEKLSSMESESMFNNPGGITMWKFFSSAMCIVVLLALLFLFVNARRRMSKVKI; encoded by the exons ATGGATCCTACTCTGAAGCTGCTTGCCTTTCTGATTCTTGTTTTGG CCAATATCTGTCCCATCAAGAGTGATTTTAGCCACTGTGAAAAGGTTGTTAAAAACTGGGCATCCTCTTCCCTTCAACAACGAGTTAAAGAGGACAAGCATACACTTCGagatttgttgtttttccttcatGTCCCCAGAACTGGTGGCCGCACGTATTTTCACTG TTTCTTGAAAAGGTTGTACGCTAATGCTCAAGAATGCCCCCGTTCTTATGATAAGCTACGGTTTGATCCAAG AAAGCAGGAATGCAGGTTGTTGGCAACTCATGATGACTATAGCATGATGTCCAAACTTCCCAAGGAGAAAACTTCGGTGGTGACCATTCTTAGAAATCCAGTTGACCGCATCTTTAGCACTTATGAATTCTCAATTGAAGTTGCAGCTAGGTTTTTGGTGCATCCTAACTTAACTTCTGCTACAAAAATGGTTGGCCGCTTGCGCCCTGGAGCTACTGGAGTCAGTACATTGGATATATGGCCGTGGAAATATTTGGTTCCGTGGATGAGGGAAGACCTTTTTGCTCGG AGGGATGCTAGAAAAATGATGGGCTCAATTGACATTAAGAGGAATGACCCATACGACATGGAGGAAATGGTGATGCCTTTACAGGAATATATCAATGACCCTAGAGCCCATGAGCTTGTACACAATGGAGAGACGTTCCAG GTTGCAGGATTGACAAACAACTCTTATTTTGCGGAATCACATGAAGTGCGTTGTTGTGTGCAGAAGCATAAGATTCTTGGTGAACATGTTCTTGAAGTTGCAAAG AAGAGGTTGGATGATATGCTATATGTTGGACTCACTGAGGACCACAGAGAGTCTGCAACTATGTTTGCAAATGTAGTTGGTGCACAGGTGATTTCTCAGGCATTAACAGAAAATTCTAGCATGGAGAGTGCTGCTAATAGCAAATCAG GTACAGGGCAGGGTTCTTCACATTCTGAATCATTGCCTGACAATGATGATAATCAG GATAGCACTTCAGACCACAAGGCAGATGAAATTGGTTCCACAGAGGATctggaagagaagaaagaaact ATGACTGTGGGTAAACTTATGGAAGCTTATGAAGGCTGCATTTCTAGTTTACGAAAGACCCAGTCACGTCGCCGCAAATCTTCTTTGAAGAGAATCTCTCCAGCAAACTTTTCGAAGGAG GATCGCAGTAGGGTTTCTGAGGTGGTTATTGAGCAGATAAGATCACTAAACCACCTTGATTTGGAGCTATATAAATATGCTCAGGAGATCTTTGCAAAGCAACACAAGCATGTGGTGGAAAAGTTGTCTAGTATG GAGTCGGAGAGCATGTTCAACAACCCAGGTGGGATCACGATGTGGAAATTCTTTTCATCAGCCATGTGCATTGTCGTCCTCCTTGCACTCCTTTTCCTATTTGTAAATGCAAGAAGAAGAATGTCGAAAGTTAAGATATAA
- the LOC133680514 gene encoding protein-tyrosine sulfotransferase isoform X2, whose protein sequence is MDPTLKLLAFLILVLANICPIKSDFSHCEKVVKNWASSSLQQRVKEDKHTLRDLLFFLHVPRTGGRTYFHCFLKRLYANAQECPRSYDKLRFDPRKQECRLLATHDDYSMMSKLPKEKTSVVTILRNPVDRIFSTYEFSIEVAARFLVHPNLTSATKMVGRLRPGATGVSTLDIWPWKYLVPWMREDLFARRDARKMMGSIDIKRNDPYDMEEMVMPLQEYINDPRAHELVHNGETFQVAGLTNNSYFAESHEVRCCVQKHKILGEHVLEVAKKRLDDMLYVGLTEDHRESATMFANVVGAQVISQALTENSSMESAANSKSGQGSSHSESLPDNDDNQDSTSDHKADEIGSTEDLEEKKETMTVGKLMEAYEGCISSLRKTQSRRRKSSLKRISPANFSKEDRSRVSEVVIEQIRSLNHLDLELYKYAQEIFAKQHKHVVEKLSSMESESMFNNPGGITMWKFFSSAMCIVVLLALLFLFVNARRRMSKVKI, encoded by the exons ATGGATCCTACTCTGAAGCTGCTTGCCTTTCTGATTCTTGTTTTGG CCAATATCTGTCCCATCAAGAGTGATTTTAGCCACTGTGAAAAGGTTGTTAAAAACTGGGCATCCTCTTCCCTTCAACAACGAGTTAAAGAGGACAAGCATACACTTCGagatttgttgtttttccttcatGTCCCCAGAACTGGTGGCCGCACGTATTTTCACTG TTTCTTGAAAAGGTTGTACGCTAATGCTCAAGAATGCCCCCGTTCTTATGATAAGCTACGGTTTGATCCAAG AAAGCAGGAATGCAGGTTGTTGGCAACTCATGATGACTATAGCATGATGTCCAAACTTCCCAAGGAGAAAACTTCGGTGGTGACCATTCTTAGAAATCCAGTTGACCGCATCTTTAGCACTTATGAATTCTCAATTGAAGTTGCAGCTAGGTTTTTGGTGCATCCTAACTTAACTTCTGCTACAAAAATGGTTGGCCGCTTGCGCCCTGGAGCTACTGGAGTCAGTACATTGGATATATGGCCGTGGAAATATTTGGTTCCGTGGATGAGGGAAGACCTTTTTGCTCGG AGGGATGCTAGAAAAATGATGGGCTCAATTGACATTAAGAGGAATGACCCATACGACATGGAGGAAATGGTGATGCCTTTACAGGAATATATCAATGACCCTAGAGCCCATGAGCTTGTACACAATGGAGAGACGTTCCAG GTTGCAGGATTGACAAACAACTCTTATTTTGCGGAATCACATGAAGTGCGTTGTTGTGTGCAGAAGCATAAGATTCTTGGTGAACATGTTCTTGAAGTTGCAAAG AAGAGGTTGGATGATATGCTATATGTTGGACTCACTGAGGACCACAGAGAGTCTGCAACTATGTTTGCAAATGTAGTTGGTGCACAGGTGATTTCTCAGGCATTAACAGAAAATTCTAGCATGGAGAGTGCTGCTAATAGCAAATCAG GGCAGGGTTCTTCACATTCTGAATCATTGCCTGACAATGATGATAATCAG GATAGCACTTCAGACCACAAGGCAGATGAAATTGGTTCCACAGAGGATctggaagagaagaaagaaact ATGACTGTGGGTAAACTTATGGAAGCTTATGAAGGCTGCATTTCTAGTTTACGAAAGACCCAGTCACGTCGCCGCAAATCTTCTTTGAAGAGAATCTCTCCAGCAAACTTTTCGAAGGAG GATCGCAGTAGGGTTTCTGAGGTGGTTATTGAGCAGATAAGATCACTAAACCACCTTGATTTGGAGCTATATAAATATGCTCAGGAGATCTTTGCAAAGCAACACAAGCATGTGGTGGAAAAGTTGTCTAGTATG GAGTCGGAGAGCATGTTCAACAACCCAGGTGGGATCACGATGTGGAAATTCTTTTCATCAGCCATGTGCATTGTCGTCCTCCTTGCACTCCTTTTCCTATTTGTAAATGCAAGAAGAAGAATGTCGAAAGTTAAGATATAA